The proteins below come from a single Spirochaetota bacterium genomic window:
- a CDS encoding tetratricopeptide repeat protein has translation MKRILLFIMALSTVTGCKSQADKDFAKLIKLCNNDRYSEAIQFADTCITRYPDEYKFYSERGFCHIQSRNIESARADIEKCLQLKSSSTRCMALMGLVNEAEGHFDAAENDLKTAIAREYAKSSKSLYYRYLGDFYYRSKKDVPKSIAQYTEALRLNKRNGAAYYNLGSVFFAVNEKEFAEQRWLKGLKIADYDETRFKHMTFYGLAYLYFERRDYWKAKEMIKKALELAPSNEQYLRFSKTITEQLKS, from the coding sequence ATGAAACGAATACTGCTTTTTATCATGGCATTATCAACAGTTACCGGCTGCAAATCGCAGGCAGACAAGGATTTCGCGAAATTAATTAAATTGTGCAATAATGACCGTTACAGCGAAGCTATTCAGTTCGCCGACACCTGTATAACAAGGTACCCCGACGAATACAAATTTTATTCCGAACGGGGATTCTGTCATATCCAGAGCAGGAACATTGAATCCGCCCGGGCGGATATTGAAAAATGCCTTCAGCTAAAAAGCTCCTCCACGCGCTGCATGGCCCTCATGGGACTCGTCAATGAAGCCGAAGGACATTTCGACGCGGCGGAAAATGATCTTAAAACAGCTATCGCCCGCGAGTATGCCAAGTCCAGCAAATCACTATACTACAGATACCTGGGAGACTTTTATTATAGGTCAAAAAAGGACGTCCCAAAATCCATTGCGCAGTATACTGAAGCCCTGAGGCTCAACAAGCGGAATGGCGCGGCCTACTACAATCTGGGATCTGTTTTCTTTGCCGTGAACGAAAAAGAATTCGCCGAGCAACGCTGGCTGAAAGGCCTCAAGATAGCCGATTATGATGAAACAAGGTTCAAGCATATGACCTTTTACGGCCTGGCATATCTCTATTTTGAAAGAAGGGACTACTGGAAAGCCAAGGAGATGATAAAAAAAGCGCTGGAACTGGCTCCAAGCAACGAGCAGTATCTTCGCTTTTCCAAAACAATTACCGAACAATTGAAATCATAG
- a CDS encoding ABC transporter permease, with the protein MIELKNVSKIYDTGKVKVHALNNVSLTIEEGEFVAIMGHSGSGKSTMLNILGFLDKPDTGTYSLMGDDITTLSDDDLSMLRNHIAGFVFQQFNLLPRMNSMENVGLPMIYAGKRDFKTEATNRLRQVMLGHRESHFPNELSGGEQQRVAIARSLVNKPMIIFADEPTGNLDTKSEDEIITLLEELNSEGITIVMVTHEMEIAEHARRIIRMRDGVIMSDERVNKNKSGVKGKNTLSIRDILGKKHSTFGTAEFTDYMRQAFSAIVTHKLRSLLSILGILIGVAAVISMLALGEGAKDSIKQSMSSLGSNILTVRTGSRRQGPVALQSGLVTKIILDDAREIARLSEVKRVSPAVMGRGQVVYATKNWNTQIWGTGIDYAAMKAAVPISGRFFTEEEVRSRSKVAVVGATVVKQLFGTVNPVGRSLKINRINFKIIGILPVKGTSFMFDQDDVIVIPVTTAMYRVLGKEYVDSIDVEIKDQTMIDESQDVIRNLIIKRHRLDQDDEESFEIRDMSEIRDMLSQTTKTMSLLLSIVAAISLLVGGIGIMNIMLVSVKERIKEIGLRKAIGARRKDILVQFLIESSLLTLTGGLAGITLGVAISVLISLMAQWSIKVSISAIMLSTVVLVLIGVGFGLWPAVQASRLNPIEALRWE; encoded by the coding sequence ATGATCGAACTGAAAAATGTTTCCAAGATATACGATACGGGCAAGGTAAAGGTCCACGCCCTCAATAATGTTTCCCTCACCATCGAGGAGGGCGAGTTCGTGGCGATCATGGGCCATTCCGGTTCCGGAAAATCGACCATGCTCAACATTCTCGGGTTTCTGGACAAGCCTGATACCGGCACCTATTCTCTCATGGGCGACGATATCACGACGCTGAGCGACGACGATCTTTCCATGCTGCGAAACCATATCGCCGGGTTCGTGTTCCAGCAGTTCAACCTGCTTCCCCGCATGAATTCCATGGAGAACGTGGGGCTGCCCATGATCTACGCCGGCAAGAGGGACTTCAAAACCGAGGCGACGAACAGGCTGCGGCAGGTCATGCTGGGACACCGGGAGAGCCATTTCCCGAACGAGCTTTCCGGAGGGGAGCAGCAGCGGGTGGCCATCGCCCGCTCCCTGGTCAACAAGCCGATGATCATCTTTGCCGACGAGCCAACAGGCAACCTGGACACGAAGAGCGAAGATGAGATCATCACCCTCCTGGAGGAGCTGAACAGCGAGGGGATCACCATCGTCATGGTGACCCACGAGATGGAAATCGCCGAGCATGCCAGGCGGATCATACGGATGCGGGACGGCGTTATTATGTCGGACGAACGGGTCAACAAGAATAAGTCCGGGGTCAAAGGCAAAAACACGCTTTCCATCAGGGATATCCTGGGCAAGAAACATTCCACCTTCGGCACCGCTGAATTCACCGACTACATGCGCCAGGCCTTTTCGGCAATTGTCACCCACAAGCTCCGCTCCCTTTTGTCGATCCTGGGCATCCTCATCGGCGTGGCGGCCGTGATCTCGATGCTGGCTCTGGGAGAGGGCGCCAAGGATTCCATAAAGCAGAGCATGAGCTCCCTTGGCTCCAATATTCTCACCGTGCGCACCGGATCGCGCCGGCAGGGCCCCGTGGCCCTCCAGTCGGGTCTGGTCACCAAGATCATCCTCGATGACGCCAGGGAGATCGCCCGCCTGAGCGAGGTAAAACGGGTCTCCCCGGCGGTCATGGGCCGCGGCCAGGTGGTCTATGCCACCAAGAACTGGAACACCCAGATATGGGGAACAGGAATAGACTACGCGGCCATGAAGGCCGCGGTCCCGATCAGCGGCAGGTTTTTCACCGAGGAGGAGGTACGTTCGCGCAGCAAGGTGGCGGTCGTCGGGGCGACTGTCGTCAAGCAGCTTTTCGGCACGGTCAATCCCGTGGGCCGCAGCCTCAAGATCAACAGGATCAATTTCAAGATCATCGGGATACTGCCGGTCAAGGGAACGTCCTTCATGTTCGACCAGGACGATGTCATCGTGATACCGGTGACCACGGCGATGTACCGTGTCCTGGGCAAGGAATATGTCGATTCCATAGACGTTGAGATCAAGGACCAGACTATGATAGACGAGTCCCAGGATGTCATCAGAAATCTTATCATCAAGCGCCACCGGCTGGACCAGGATGACGAAGAATCCTTCGAGATCCGCGACATGTCGGAGATACGGGATATGCTGTCTCAGACTACGAAAACCATGAGCCTGCTTTTAAGCATCGTGGCGGCCATCTCGCTCCTGGTGGGCGGCATCGGCATCATGAATATCATGCTGGTTTCGGTGAAGGAGCGCATCAAGGAGATCGGCCTGCGCAAGGCCATCGGGGCCCGGCGAAAGGACATCCTGGTGCAGTTCCTCATAGAATCGTCGCTCCTGACCCTTACGGGCGGCCTTGCCGGCATAACACTGGGTGTTGCCATATCGGTATTGATTTCGCTGATGGCGCAGTGGTCTATCAAGGTGTCGATATCGGCCATCATGCTCTCAACGGTGGTATTGGTGCTGATCGGCGTCGGTTTCGGCCTGTGGCCGGCCGTGCAGGCGTCGCGGCTCAACCCGATTGAAGCGCTGCGGTGGGAATAG
- a CDS encoding AMP-binding protein codes for MSDAYSDKPWLKHYDKNVPPTLPYEEKSFAEMFAETVAQYPDKTALIYMGRALSFKEVDDLSNRLANFLIDSGLRPDDVVGLHMPNIPAHYIAIIGVQKAGCVSTGLSPLLTAAEMEHQLIDSGTKIVITVDILLEKIAEASARAAFTTVVVTEIADFLPGIKRVLGKLLKKIPTAEVKPIAGKSIKRFMEIMNQSKADPVHVKRGFDDMIFMMYTGGTTGPAKGAMLTQRSYMSNRRQVLSWLDIKPEDIALSAFPLFHIAGLALGGFTITDGNTQICVPNPRDSHFIIEALKAYKPTFVVNVPTVYFELLKQPAFRKLDLKEHLKWCLSAAAPFPAEYIKDLESIIGNQNFIELYGMTEMSPVMICNPRFGVKKPTSIGMPLSDTLVKLIDPETGQPAKLGEPGEIVITGPQIMRGYYKKQDETDNAVRDGWMHTGDVAYMDEDGYFYIVDRVKDMVIVSGFKVFTRELDEVLAKHPDIAMAASVGIPDPERPGSERVGIAVVLRPGIAKSDEQKTKLIQYLRDNVAPYKVPKVVEFMDELPTSGVGKILKREIKKMLTNR; via the coding sequence ATGAGCGACGCATATTCGGATAAGCCGTGGCTGAAGCACTATGACAAAAATGTCCCGCCGACCCTGCCATACGAGGAAAAGTCCTTTGCCGAGATGTTCGCGGAAACCGTCGCCCAGTATCCCGACAAGACAGCCCTCATATACATGGGCCGCGCCCTGAGTTTCAAGGAAGTGGATGATCTTTCCAACAGGCTGGCCAATTTTCTCATCGATAGCGGCCTGCGCCCCGATGACGTGGTGGGCCTCCATATGCCCAATATCCCGGCCCACTACATAGCCATTATCGGCGTCCAGAAGGCGGGCTGCGTCTCCACCGGCCTGAGCCCGCTCCTCACGGCAGCCGAGATGGAACACCAGCTCATCGATTCCGGGACCAAGATCGTCATTACCGTGGATATCCTGCTCGAAAAGATCGCCGAAGCGTCGGCCAGGGCCGCCTTCACCACGGTCGTGGTGACTGAAATCGCAGATTTTCTTCCCGGTATCAAGCGGGTCCTCGGTAAGCTCTTGAAAAAAATCCCGACCGCTGAAGTGAAGCCGATCGCCGGCAAATCCATTAAACGCTTCATGGAAATAATGAACCAATCCAAAGCCGACCCGGTCCACGTTAAGCGGGGCTTTGATGACATGATTTTCATGATGTACACAGGGGGCACTACGGGTCCCGCAAAGGGAGCCATGCTGACCCAACGCAGTTACATGAGCAACCGCCGGCAGGTTCTGTCGTGGCTTGACATCAAGCCGGAAGATATAGCCCTGTCTGCCTTCCCGCTCTTCCATATAGCCGGCCTGGCCCTGGGCGGATTCACCATCACCGACGGCAACACCCAGATCTGCGTGCCCAATCCCCGGGATTCCCATTTCATCATTGAGGCGCTCAAGGCATACAAGCCTACGTTCGTGGTAAATGTCCCCACGGTCTACTTTGAGCTTTTAAAGCAGCCCGCCTTCAGGAAGCTTGACCTCAAGGAGCACCTGAAATGGTGCCTGAGCGCGGCAGCGCCGTTCCCCGCGGAATACATCAAGGACCTGGAATCGATCATCGGGAACCAGAATTTTATAGAGCTCTACGGCATGACCGAGATGTCGCCCGTCATGATCTGCAACCCGCGATTCGGCGTAAAGAAGCCGACCTCCATCGGCATGCCCCTGTCCGACACGCTGGTCAAGCTTATCGACCCCGAGACGGGCCAGCCCGCCAAGCTCGGCGAGCCCGGAGAGATCGTGATAACGGGGCCGCAGATCATGAGGGGTTACTACAAGAAGCAGGATGAAACCGATAATGCCGTCAGGGACGGCTGGATGCATACCGGCGACGTGGCGTACATGGACGAGGACGGTTACTTCTATATCGTGGACCGGGTCAAGGACATGGTCATCGTATCCGGCTTTAAAGTCTTCACAAGGGAGCTCGACGAGGTGCTTGCGAAGCACCCTGATATAGCCATGGCGGCCTCGGTCGGCATTCCCGACCCGGAACGACCGGGATCGGAGCGGGTCGGTATCGCCGTTGTGCTCCGCCCGGGCATCGCCAAAAGCGACGAACAAAAGACGAAGCTCATCCAGTATCTTCGCGACAACGTGGCGCCATACAAAGTGCCGAAGGTCGTCGAGTTCATGGACGAGCTCCCTACCAGCGGCGTCGGGAAGATCCTGAAGCGGGAGATCAAGAAAATGCTGACCAATCGCTGA
- a CDS encoding efflux RND transporter periplasmic adaptor subunit translates to MTNKRNTILIISAAAAVILIIAIFAIKKNGKTVAISRIVTPHVGTINQAVSATGTVLPYNRLEIKPQVNGRMESVLVVEGQKVRKGQILGWMSSTERAALMDAARAQGAASIKYWEDAYKPIAVIAPINGTVIDRSIEPGQAVLTTAAIMVLSDRLIVKADVDETDIGRVKEGQRVTISLDAYPDVNVSGRVDLIEYESTTVNNVTMYKVNIIPDRVPEVFRSGMTANVNIIEKAKEDILLIPTDAIVSDKGKSYVWIATKDTKDPEKRLITTGMSDDQNTEVISGIDTSARIAILAQTGINLEAKKSTNPFMPQRKKAR, encoded by the coding sequence ATGACAAATAAACGGAACACGATACTGATCATTTCAGCCGCTGCGGCGGTCATATTGATTATAGCTATTTTTGCGATAAAAAAGAACGGCAAGACCGTCGCCATATCCAGGATCGTAACGCCCCATGTGGGCACCATCAACCAGGCGGTTTCCGCCACGGGAACAGTCCTGCCCTATAACCGACTGGAGATAAAGCCCCAGGTCAACGGGAGGATGGAAAGCGTTCTCGTCGTCGAGGGCCAGAAGGTGCGCAAGGGTCAGATACTCGGCTGGATGAGCTCGACGGAGAGGGCGGCCCTCATGGACGCGGCCCGGGCACAGGGAGCGGCATCCATTAAATACTGGGAGGACGCGTACAAGCCGATAGCGGTAATCGCCCCCATCAATGGAACGGTGATTGACCGGAGCATAGAGCCCGGGCAGGCGGTGCTGACCACTGCGGCCATCATGGTCCTCTCGGACCGTCTTATCGTCAAGGCCGACGTGGACGAGACGGACATCGGCAGGGTGAAGGAGGGACAGCGCGTCACCATCAGCCTTGACGCCTATCCCGATGTCAATGTCAGCGGCAGGGTGGACCTCATAGAATATGAATCGACAACGGTCAATAATGTGACCATGTACAAGGTGAACATAATACCGGACAGGGTGCCCGAGGTGTTCCGGTCCGGCATGACGGCCAATGTGAATATCATCGAAAAAGCGAAGGAAGACATCCTCCTGATACCCACGGACGCAATTGTGTCGGACAAGGGGAAATCATACGTATGGATCGCTACCAAGGATACAAAAGACCCTGAAAAGAGACTGATCACGACTGGCATGTCCGACGACCAGAATACGGAAGTGATTTCAGGCATTGATACCAGTGCCAGGATAGCCATACTGGCCCAGACGGGGATCAACCTTGAAGCGAAAAAAAGCACCAATCCATTCATGCCGCAGCGGAAAAAGGCGCGCTGA
- a CDS encoding carboxypeptidase regulatory-like domain-containing protein — MKLYHILMVMPMILPIVSCESMIADKAKASMDNQMVFLFRPDEGKAVSRCIISGRVLKDGSGIEGVTVTVTGGDGANVTVITDREGRYIALLPSPGNYTVTPSGQRYRMYPPARDLAVEGRASDVDFMAGASLWWRTYGTGLEERAFSACATSDGGYLLAGYGYSLRSGSFSRDGRMVKIDSGGNVIWDRYYGGCGEEEIRSIIETTAHNYAAAGYTSSRGHGGKDAWLIIIDRDGNVVSNREHVFGGAGDDRANSLIQGSMGELVLTGVTETETAEEDAYAVGISEAGSVLFEKSYGGGGNDRGSAVIEACPGVYFVAGHGRPDGSGDMDSWAFMIDGSGNILSVSGSSPGWSRFYGRPGEDTFDTAIKDVAGGFILGGYSTDRDKGRVRARMMRIDSRGSVVWDCNDVNGGGDDEAINGMCITPEGIFAVGKTSSNNFYGNPLVIRVGFEGGGLERKTIVNPGDGEAFSIVPGCDGTYLVTGYMKNDYSASIDFWAVNADVFFRFNK; from the coding sequence ATGAAACTATATCACATATTAATGGTAATGCCAATGATCCTGCCCATTGTTTCCTGCGAAAGCATGATAGCGGACAAGGCGAAGGCGTCAATGGACAATCAGATGGTCTTTCTCTTCAGACCAGACGAAGGAAAGGCAGTATCACGATGCATCATCTCCGGCAGGGTTCTGAAGGACGGATCCGGCATCGAGGGAGTGACCGTCACCGTAACCGGCGGGGACGGGGCGAATGTAACGGTCATCACGGACAGGGAGGGCCGTTACATAGCATTGCTTCCATCTCCGGGGAACTACACGGTGACACCGTCCGGGCAAAGATATCGCATGTACCCGCCGGCCAGGGACCTGGCAGTGGAAGGAAGGGCGTCGGATGTCGATTTCATGGCGGGGGCGTCCCTGTGGTGGCGCACCTACGGCACCGGTCTGGAAGAGAGGGCATTCAGCGCCTGCGCCACATCGGACGGAGGGTATCTCCTGGCGGGGTATGGGTATTCCCTGCGGAGCGGATCCTTCAGCCGTGACGGAAGGATGGTGAAAATCGACAGCGGCGGTAATGTGATATGGGACCGCTACTATGGCGGGTGTGGTGAAGAGGAGATCCGTTCAATAATTGAAACAACGGCCCATAATTATGCGGCTGCAGGATATACCTCTTCCAGGGGCCATGGAGGAAAGGATGCCTGGCTGATCATCATCGATCGGGATGGGAATGTCGTATCGAACCGGGAGCATGTTTTCGGCGGCGCCGGAGACGACCGGGCGAACTCGCTGATTCAGGGCTCCATGGGGGAATTGGTCCTCACCGGCGTAACCGAGACCGAAACCGCGGAAGAGGACGCCTATGCTGTGGGGATCAGCGAAGCCGGTTCAGTGCTTTTCGAAAAATCCTATGGCGGCGGCGGCAATGACCGGGGTAGCGCGGTAATTGAAGCCTGTCCAGGTGTGTACTTTGTGGCGGGCCACGGCAGGCCGGATGGTTCGGGAGATATGGACTCCTGGGCCTTTATGATCGACGGTTCCGGAAATATTCTTTCCGTCTCCGGCAGCTCCCCTGGGTGGAGCCGCTTTTACGGCAGGCCCGGCGAGGATACCTTCGACACGGCCATTAAAGACGTGGCTGGCGGGTTCATCCTCGGGGGATATTCCACTGACAGGGATAAGGGCCGCGTCCGGGCGCGTATGATGCGGATCGATTCAAGGGGCTCCGTTGTTTGGGACTGTAATGATGTGAACGGCGGCGGTGACGACGAAGCGATTAACGGTATGTGCATCACCCCGGAGGGAATCTTTGCCGTCGGCAAAACGTCATCAAACAACTTCTATGGAAACCCGCTTGTGATCAGGGTTGGTTTTGAAGGGGGCGGGCTGGAAAGAAAAACCATCGTCAATCCCGGGGATGGAGAGGCCTTTTCCATTGTTCCCGGCTGCGACGGTACGTACCTTGTCACCGGCTATATGAAGAATGATTATTCAGCGTCGATAGATTTCTGGGCGGTAAACGCGGACGTTTTTTTCAGGTTTAATAAATGA
- a CDS encoding OFA family MFS transporter: MADTHAFGMAAEKGRWLFVVFGLVMNLCLGSVYSYGVFKPHVEFEFNKKKAEQAGVAVNSIDKDLLKGIFSLKGDGAEKFYSSTKAITPEQVAEIFKLKPDVEKDKVKIDNFTKLIPALADKDLELLKGVKKVTSLEGNLPFMLFLAFFSILMFFGGKIMEKLGPKKLALIGGLIVGLGWGLSYFAQNIYMLMLTYGVVAGSGVGLAYGCPVSLGARWFPDKKGLAVGLMLAGFGGSALLTANIASALIPKVGLFTTFLYFGVAFAIILVLLSLPYKFPEAGWKPAGWSVPAGAAGGTDLSAGEMVKTAAFWGLFFAFLIGSIAGLMAIGISAPVGQDIIKVTAAQAAMFTGIFAIFNAIGRPIFGTLTDKITPKWAGVLNMSIILVVSLIMLFAAGEGTTTAYVVAFCGFWLCLGGWLAIAPAATASFFGMKNYARNYGVVFFAYGLGALIGGLISGFAKDLFGSFTVAFYPTAGLAVLGIILCIALLKQPQK, encoded by the coding sequence ATGGCTGACACACATGCATTCGGGATGGCTGCCGAAAAAGGGAGATGGCTATTCGTGGTCTTCGGACTGGTGATGAACCTCTGCCTCGGCAGCGTCTATTCCTACGGGGTATTCAAGCCCCATGTTGAATTCGAATTCAACAAGAAAAAAGCGGAACAGGCCGGAGTCGCCGTCAATTCCATCGACAAGGACCTGCTCAAGGGCATATTTTCGCTCAAAGGGGACGGGGCAGAGAAGTTCTACTCGTCAACAAAAGCCATCACCCCGGAACAGGTCGCGGAGATATTCAAGCTGAAACCTGATGTAGAAAAAGACAAAGTTAAGATTGATAATTTTACCAAGCTGATCCCGGCGCTGGCGGACAAGGACCTTGAGCTTCTCAAGGGCGTGAAAAAAGTCACCTCCCTTGAAGGGAATCTTCCTTTCATGCTGTTCCTTGCTTTCTTCTCAATACTCATGTTTTTCGGCGGGAAGATCATGGAGAAACTTGGTCCCAAGAAGCTCGCCCTCATCGGCGGCCTGATCGTCGGCCTTGGATGGGGTCTTTCATATTTCGCCCAGAACATATACATGCTGATGCTCACCTATGGCGTGGTCGCCGGCTCCGGCGTGGGTCTCGCCTATGGCTGCCCGGTTTCCCTCGGCGCCCGCTGGTTCCCCGACAAGAAGGGCCTCGCGGTAGGCCTCATGCTGGCCGGTTTCGGCGGTTCAGCGCTCCTCACCGCTAACATCGCAAGCGCGCTCATACCTAAAGTGGGACTGTTCACCACGTTCCTCTATTTCGGTGTCGCCTTCGCGATTATATTGGTACTCCTTTCCCTGCCTTACAAGTTCCCTGAAGCAGGGTGGAAACCCGCCGGGTGGTCAGTTCCCGCCGGTGCCGCTGGCGGTACCGATTTATCCGCCGGAGAAATGGTTAAGACCGCCGCGTTCTGGGGCCTTTTCTTTGCATTCCTCATCGGTTCAATAGCCGGACTCATGGCTATAGGCATCTCGGCGCCCGTCGGCCAGGATATTATCAAGGTTACCGCCGCCCAGGCCGCGATGTTCACCGGCATTTTCGCCATATTTAACGCTATCGGCCGTCCTATCTTCGGCACCCTGACCGACAAGATCACGCCGAAATGGGCCGGCGTCCTTAACATGTCCATCATCCTGGTCGTTTCCCTGATCATGCTTTTTGCAGCCGGCGAAGGCACTACCACCGCTTATGTGGTCGCCTTCTGCGGCTTCTGGCTCTGCCTGGGCGGATGGCTCGCCATCGCACCCGCGGCTACCGCTTCCTTCTTCGGAATGAAGAACTATGCTCGGAACTATGGTGTCGTCTTCTTCGCCTACGGTCTCGGCGCCCTCATCGGCGGCCTGATCTCAGGCTTTGCGAAGGACCTTTTCGGAAGCTTCACGGTGGCTTTCTACCCTACCGCCGGTCTCGCGGTGCTTGGCATTATTCTCTGCATTGCGTTGCTCAAGCAGCCTCAAAAGTAA
- a CDS encoding HEAT repeat domain-containing protein: MAPIITTTITCVKCGGSITGGDKQYLVVCPYCGVEYQLSISAVVVDHIDIEEKIKTLVACATDGNQREQAEACLELAKLNDARVVAPAIAAYNTLSSRMDDYQKNQPAILALGDIIKNISDPAASKVLIEIVKDTKNGARQLAIFALRNIGDPSSTDTLIEVARDPDQYIRCASLEALGRIKDARIPAILMAALDDKNYHVKRSAIVALGDLRYAAAGERILGIFKNYSETATDSGMPWVQVRWWAAHALGQLAYEPAVKPLIKALNDNDMDLRKAADAALMYISGASRNEELKGQIKKARDEFAKENSC; encoded by the coding sequence ATGGCGCCCATAATCACCACCACCATCACCTGCGTCAAGTGCGGCGGGTCCATCACCGGCGGCGACAAGCAGTACCTGGTCGTCTGTCCCTACTGCGGCGTTGAATACCAGCTCTCCATCTCCGCTGTCGTCGTCGATCATATAGACATCGAGGAGAAGATCAAAACCCTTGTGGCCTGCGCGACCGACGGAAACCAGAGGGAACAGGCGGAGGCGTGCCTTGAGCTGGCGAAGCTGAATGACGCCCGCGTCGTTGCCCCGGCAATCGCGGCCTATAATACCCTGAGCTCACGGATGGATGACTATCAGAAAAACCAGCCAGCGATACTGGCCCTGGGCGACATCATCAAGAACATCAGCGATCCGGCCGCGTCGAAGGTCCTCATCGAAATAGTCAAGGATACAAAAAACGGGGCGCGCCAGCTGGCTATTTTCGCACTGAGGAACATTGGAGATCCTTCTTCGACGGACACCCTCATCGAGGTGGCCCGCGATCCAGACCAATACATCCGCTGCGCGTCTCTGGAAGCCCTGGGCAGGATCAAGGATGCCAGGATCCCGGCCATACTCATGGCCGCCCTTGATGATAAGAATTATCATGTAAAACGATCGGCCATAGTGGCGCTGGGCGATCTCCGATATGCTGCGGCCGGGGAGCGGATCCTCGGGATATTCAAGAATTACTCGGAAACCGCCACTGACAGCGGCATGCCCTGGGTTCAGGTCCGGTGGTGGGCGGCCCATGCCCTCGGTCAGCTCGCTTACGAGCCGGCGGTCAAGCCTCTCATCAAGGCACTGAACGACAATGACATGGACCTGCGCAAAGCGGCCGATGCCGCCCTGATGTACATCAGCGGCGCTTCCCGCAACGAGGAATTAAAAGGTCAGATTAAAAAGGCCCGTGATGAATTTGCGAAAGAGAATTCATGTTAA